A DNA window from Caulobacter mirabilis contains the following coding sequences:
- a CDS encoding DUF1501 domain-containing protein: MTALASPTRRALLAAGAGFGVSLSFMGRARAADGLGRKKLVVIVARGAMDGLSAAPPVGDPDYAGLRGRIAIPAEAALKLDETFGLHPALAGIHGLARKGQARIAPAVASPDRARSHFEAQDVLESGAAAAYGTSSGFLNRALEAMGGHRVEALSVGTTAPLILRGKVQTASWSPGRETDGNPRLPAILGDLYAGDPLLGPALAQGLETEAMVAMARKDAAPAAAGMAPAASGGGLQALARQGRAAAEGVGRTTAGLMRRPDGPQVVALSIDGWDTHANQGAVEGQLAGRLSYLDALVMGLHDGLGETWKDTIVVTATEFGRTARVNGTGGTDHGTGSTALVMGGALKPGGVIGDWPTLKPAALFEGRDTRPTLDLRGLFKGVLAEHLGLDRRALDTTVFPDSADVAAATGLA; encoded by the coding sequence ATGACCGCTCTCGCCTCCCCAACCCGCCGCGCCCTGCTGGCCGCCGGCGCCGGCTTCGGCGTCTCCCTGAGCTTCATGGGCCGCGCGCGCGCCGCCGACGGCCTCGGCCGCAAGAAGCTGGTCGTGATCGTCGCCCGCGGGGCGATGGACGGCCTTTCCGCCGCGCCGCCGGTCGGCGATCCCGACTACGCCGGCCTGCGCGGCCGCATCGCCATCCCCGCCGAGGCGGCGCTGAAGCTCGACGAGACCTTCGGCCTGCACCCCGCCTTGGCCGGCATCCACGGCCTGGCGCGGAAGGGCCAGGCGCGGATCGCCCCCGCCGTGGCCAGCCCCGACCGCGCCCGATCGCATTTCGAGGCCCAGGACGTGCTCGAAAGCGGCGCGGCCGCCGCCTACGGGACCAGCTCCGGCTTTCTCAATCGGGCGCTGGAGGCCATGGGCGGCCACAGGGTTGAGGCGCTGTCGGTCGGGACGACCGCGCCGCTGATCCTGCGCGGCAAGGTGCAGACGGCGTCCTGGTCGCCCGGCCGGGAGACCGACGGCAATCCCCGCCTGCCGGCCATTCTCGGCGACCTCTACGCCGGCGACCCGCTGCTCGGCCCGGCCCTGGCCCAGGGCCTGGAGACCGAGGCCATGGTCGCCATGGCCCGCAAGGACGCCGCGCCGGCCGCCGCCGGCATGGCGCCGGCCGCAAGCGGCGGCGGCCTGCAGGCGCTCGCCCGACAGGGCCGCGCCGCGGCCGAGGGCGTGGGCCGCACCACCGCCGGCCTGATGCGCCGCCCCGACGGGCCGCAGGTCGTGGCGCTGTCGATCGACGGCTGGGACACCCACGCCAACCAGGGCGCGGTCGAGGGCCAGCTGGCGGGTCGCCTCTCCTACCTCGACGCCCTGGTCATGGGTCTGCACGACGGCCTGGGCGAGACCTGGAAGGACACGATCGTGGTCACGGCGACCGAGTTCGGCCGCACCGCGCGGGTCAACGGCACCGGCGGCACCGACCACGGCACGGGCTCGACGGCCTTGGTGATGGGCGGCGCGCTCAAGCCCGGCGGCGTCATCGGCGACTGGCCGACCCTGAAGCCGGCGGCGCTGTTCGAGGGCCGCGACACCAGGCCGACCCTGGACCTGCGCGGGCTGTTCAAGGGCGTGCTGGCCGAGCACCTGGGCCTCGACCGCCGGGCGCTGGATACGACGGTCTTCCCGGACAGCGCCGACGTGGCGGCGGCGACCGGACTGGCGTGA
- a CDS encoding DUF1800 domain-containing protein has protein sequence MTASPDLAAAIAVTRFGLGARPGELAVVARDPKGWLRDQIRRDGADQPAGPAVSTAERLAGFREYQMDRREARQGDRKDGDDQDGKTEARDPVRIAARMIREGPAEDFLARAQLAATTPAGFRERWALFWANHFTVSGVKLVTATVAGPFEQEAIRPHVFGRFEDLLVASSSHPAMLLYLDQAQSIGPDSRAANRRRRAAGLNENLAREILELHTVGVDGGYGQADVTEFARALTGWSVGGLREPGDRQGRFLFRPQAHEPGARTVMGKAYRDGGVDQGRAVLADLAARPATARHLSYKLARHFVADAPPPGLVRQLETAWTRTGGDLAAVAAALVEAPEAWTPAPAKLKTPYEFLVSGYRAIGARPGAIQQIAPTLNGLGQRAFSPPSPKGWSDEAAAWAAPDAIVKRMAWAEAFAARTARGLDTDAVAADALGARLTAPVRTAVARAESREEALAVLLMSPEFQRR, from the coding sequence GTGACCGCCAGCCCCGACCTCGCCGCCGCCATCGCCGTGACCCGGTTCGGCCTGGGCGCCCGCCCGGGCGAGCTGGCGGTCGTCGCGCGCGACCCGAAGGGCTGGCTGCGCGACCAGATCCGCCGCGACGGCGCCGACCAGCCCGCCGGGCCGGCCGTCTCGACCGCCGAGCGCCTGGCCGGCTTCCGCGAGTACCAGATGGACCGGCGGGAAGCGCGGCAGGGAGATCGCAAGGACGGCGACGACCAGGACGGCAAGACGGAAGCCCGTGACCCCGTCCGCATCGCCGCCCGCATGATCCGCGAGGGGCCGGCCGAGGACTTCCTGGCCCGCGCCCAGCTGGCCGCAACGACGCCGGCCGGCTTCCGCGAGCGCTGGGCGTTGTTCTGGGCCAACCACTTCACCGTCTCGGGCGTGAAGCTGGTCACCGCCACCGTGGCCGGTCCGTTCGAGCAGGAGGCGATCCGGCCGCATGTGTTCGGGCGGTTCGAGGACCTGCTGGTCGCATCGTCCAGCCATCCGGCCATGCTGCTGTACCTGGACCAGGCCCAGTCGATCGGGCCGGACAGCCGTGCGGCCAACCGTCGGCGCCGCGCCGCCGGGCTGAACGAGAACCTGGCCCGCGAGATCCTGGAGCTGCACACCGTCGGCGTCGACGGCGGCTACGGCCAGGCCGACGTCACCGAGTTCGCCCGCGCCCTGACCGGCTGGAGCGTCGGCGGCCTGCGCGAACCGGGCGACCGCCAGGGCCGCTTCCTGTTCCGGCCCCAGGCCCACGAGCCCGGCGCGCGGACGGTGATGGGCAAGGCCTATCGCGACGGCGGCGTCGACCAGGGCCGCGCGGTGCTGGCCGACCTCGCCGCCCGTCCGGCCACGGCCCGGCATCTGTCCTACAAGCTGGCCCGCCACTTCGTCGCCGACGCCCCGCCGCCCGGCCTCGTCCGACAGCTGGAGACGGCCTGGACCAGGACCGGCGGCGACCTGGCCGCCGTGGCCGCGGCCCTGGTCGAGGCGCCGGAAGCCTGGACCCCCGCCCCGGCCAAGCTGAAGACGCCCTACGAGTTCCTGGTCAGCGGCTATCGCGCCATCGGCGCCCGGCCCGGCGCGATCCAGCAGATCGCCCCGACGCTGAACGGCCTGGGCCAGCGCGCCTTCTCACCGCCCTCGCCCAAGGGCTGGTCCGACGAGGCCGCCGCCTGGGCCGCGCCCGACGCCATCGTCAAGCGGATGGCCTGGGCCGAGGCCTTCGCCGCCCGCACCGCCCGCGGCCTGGACACCGACGCCGTCGCCGCCGACGCCCTCGGCGCCCGCCTGACCGCCCCCGTCCGCACCGCCGTCGCCCGCGCCGAGTCGCGGGAGGAGGCCCTGGCCGTCCTGCTGATGAGCCCGGAGTTCCAGCGCCGATGA
- a CDS encoding RluA family pseudouridine synthase — protein sequence MSTREVKTLYVDAGEDGVRLDRWFRRRWPHLTQIQIQKLARSGQIRVDGARAKADSRLSAGSQVRVPPLPDAPDPSEKKAISSRDAAYAKSLVLYEDEEVLVLNKPAGLAVQGGTKTTQHVDRLLSAWGEGLERPRLVHRLDRDTSGVLVLGKTPGAAAKLSGAFARRKAQKTYWALVVGNPTPQDGWIDAPLAKKGINDREMVVPVDPKDPKAEPAETEYVTVSRAGPRLSWVALRPHTGRTHQLRAHMLAIGHPMLGDPKYKNEKSAELSEGLQLQLHARRLVIPHPSAGMIVVEAPLSKEMKEGFRRFGFDEHEADPEPFGRKPRGGKGRR from the coding sequence ATGAGCACGCGGGAAGTCAAAACCCTGTACGTGGACGCCGGCGAGGACGGGGTCCGGCTGGATCGCTGGTTCCGTCGCCGCTGGCCCCACCTGACCCAGATCCAGATCCAGAAGCTGGCCCGCAGCGGCCAGATCCGAGTCGACGGCGCCCGCGCCAAGGCCGACAGCCGCCTGTCGGCCGGCTCGCAGGTCCGCGTCCCGCCGCTGCCGGACGCGCCCGATCCCTCGGAAAAGAAGGCCATCTCCTCGCGCGACGCCGCCTACGCCAAGTCCCTGGTCCTGTACGAGGACGAGGAGGTGCTGGTGCTGAACAAGCCCGCCGGCCTGGCCGTGCAGGGCGGCACCAAGACCACCCAGCACGTCGACCGGCTGCTGTCGGCCTGGGGCGAGGGGCTGGAGCGGCCGCGGCTGGTCCACCGGCTCGACCGCGACACCTCCGGCGTGCTGGTGCTGGGCAAGACCCCCGGCGCGGCGGCCAAGCTGTCCGGCGCCTTCGCCCGGCGCAAGGCGCAGAAGACCTACTGGGCCCTGGTGGTGGGCAATCCGACGCCGCAGGACGGCTGGATCGACGCGCCGCTGGCCAAGAAGGGCATCAACGACCGCGAGATGGTCGTGCCGGTCGATCCCAAGGACCCCAAGGCCGAGCCGGCCGAGACCGAGTATGTCACCGTCAGCCGGGCCGGCCCGCGGCTGTCCTGGGTGGCCCTGCGCCCGCACACCGGACGCACCCACCAGCTGCGCGCCCACATGCTGGCCATCGGCCATCCGATGCTGGGCGATCCCAAGTACAAGAACGAGAAAAGCGCCGAACTGTCAGAGGGCTTGCAGCTGCAGCTTCATGCCCGCCGGCTGGTCATCCCGCATCCGTCGGCCGGGATGATCGTGGTGGAGGCCCCGCTCAGCAAGGAGATGAAGGAAGGCTTCCGTCGTTTCGGCTTCGACGAGCACGAAGCCGACCCGGAGCCCTTCGGCCGCAAGCCCCGCGGCGGCAAGGGACGGCGGTAG
- a CDS encoding ATP12 family chaperone protein, with the protein MSDSGAGVQRPKRFYKTVTVGPLDGGFAPLLDGRAPKTPAGQRLVLPSEALAALVAEDWDAQTDEIDVARMPAMRMAATALDRVSQAREDVAEEVVRYAGSDLICYFAEHPAGLIAEQEIRWGTLLAWAEVELGLKLERAEGVLHRPQASGALDRARTLALSLDDFGLTALAHATALFGSAVIALALQRGEITGQEAHDLARLDEAWQEERWGVDYEAADRTAARLAEALLLERWFKALR; encoded by the coding sequence GTGAGCGACAGCGGCGCCGGCGTCCAGCGGCCGAAGCGATTCTACAAGACGGTGACCGTCGGGCCGCTCGACGGCGGCTTCGCGCCGCTGCTCGACGGGCGGGCGCCCAAGACGCCGGCCGGCCAGCGGCTGGTTCTGCCGTCCGAGGCGCTGGCCGCCCTGGTCGCCGAGGACTGGGACGCCCAGACCGACGAGATCGACGTCGCCCGCATGCCGGCGATGCGGATGGCCGCCACCGCGCTCGATCGCGTCTCCCAGGCGCGCGAGGACGTCGCCGAGGAGGTGGTCCGCTACGCCGGCTCCGACCTGATCTGTTACTTCGCCGAACATCCCGCCGGGCTGATCGCCGAGCAGGAGATCCGCTGGGGGACGCTGCTGGCCTGGGCCGAGGTCGAGCTGGGCCTGAAGCTGGAGCGGGCGGAGGGCGTGCTGCACCGGCCCCAGGCCTCCGGCGCGCTGGACCGGGCCCGGACCCTGGCGCTGTCGCTCGACGATTTCGGCCTGACCGCCCTGGCCCACGCCACGGCCCTGTTCGGCTCGGCCGTGATCGCCCTGGCCCTGCAGCGCGGCGAGATCACCGGGCAGGAGGCTCACGACCTGGCCCGCCTCGACGAGGCCTGGCAGGAGGAGCGCTGGGGCGTCGACTACGAGGCCGCCGACCGCACCGCCGCCCGCCTGGCCGAGGCGCTCCTGCTCGAGCGGTGGTTCAAGGCGCTGCGCTGA